The following proteins come from a genomic window of bacterium:
- a CDS encoding radical SAM protein: MIDNLKKSELAEKACCNLYSRLEKCDLCPRKCGVNRLKGQKGFCRLASGIKVSSISIHHGEEPPISGTGGSGTIFFSSCNMRCVFCQNYMISQSDSGKVVAEEELAEAMLKLQQKGVHNINLVTPSHVTAQIVKALAVAYKKGLKLPVVYNSGGYDSEDVLREMEGIVDIYMPDMKYFSSDEASLYSGAPGYPAVNKAAVIEMYRQAGDLILDKNNIAVKGILIRHLVLPDAVSGTKEILDFIAKNISDSAYVSLMSQYFPEYKAEEFRRINRRLSDKEYELAVRYFFDSGLRNGWLQGLDIDPDKFSIKKYLEADNCL, from the coding sequence ATGATTGATAATCTTAAAAAATCTGAACTCGCGGAAAAAGCCTGCTGTAACCTGTATTCAAGGCTTGAGAAATGTGATTTGTGCCCGAGAAAATGCGGTGTTAACAGGCTGAAAGGCCAAAAAGGTTTTTGCAGGCTGGCTTCCGGTATAAAAGTGTCTTCCATATCTATCCATCACGGGGAGGAACCTCCCATTTCGGGCACAGGAGGTTCGGGAACAATATTTTTTTCTTCATGCAATATGCGCTGTGTCTTTTGTCAGAATTATATGATAAGCCAGTCGGATTCGGGGAAAGTTGTTGCTGAGGAAGAACTGGCGGAAGCTATGTTGAAACTCCAGCAAAAAGGGGTCCACAATATTAACCTGGTGACACCCAGCCATGTAACGGCGCAGATAGTAAAAGCATTGGCTGTCGCTTATAAAAAAGGCCTGAAACTGCCTGTGGTTTACAATTCGGGAGGATATGATTCGGAAGATGTTCTGAGAGAAATGGAAGGTATTGTCGATATATATATGCCGGATATGAAATATTTTTCTTCCGATGAGGCTTCTTTATATTCCGGGGCTCCCGGTTATCCGGCGGTCAATAAAGCGGCGGTTATTGAAATGTACAGGCAGGCGGGAGATCTTATTCTCGACAAAAATAATATCGCGGTTAAAGGCATCCTGATCCGGCACCTTGTGCTGCCGGATGCCGTGTCGGGCACAAAGGAAATCCTCGATTTTATTGCGAAAAATATTTCAGACAGCGCATATGTCAGTCTTATGAGCCAGTATTTTCCCGAATACAAGGCAGAAGAATTCAGGCGTATAAACAGGAGGTTATCCGATAAAGAGTATGAGCTGGCAGTCCGGTATTTTTTCGATTCCGGTCTGCGTAACGGATGGCTGCAGGGTTTGGATATAGACCCGGATAAATTTTCCATAAAAAAATATCTGGAAGCAGATAATTGCTTGTAA
- the glgP gene encoding alpha-glucan family phosphorylase, whose product MKTVPIKKKNRLVAYFCMEMGFVNEIPTYSGGLGILAGDTIKAAADLAVPMVGVTMLNLKGYFRQKLDEWGNQTEEDLFWHPEEFMKLQKPVVSVKLEGKDIFIRSWEYIIKGVRGYQIPVYFLDTDFDKNDEYYRTLTHHLYGGDDRYRLLQEAVMGIGGIKILEELGYKNIRKYHMNEGHAAPLALELLYRTRKDDMPPEKIESYDLEKVQRKCVFTTHTPVPAGHDKFNMDLVKSIFKETNHENIPGELLYDGMLNMTYLALKCSEFYNAVSKKHRDISLEMFPGFDIHAITNGVHSLTWTSEPFKKLYDKYLPDWKLDPFTYLREAFEFPSEELWSAHMEAKKEFLDYVNKKNNSKMKPEVFTIGFARRATGYKRADLILSDSRRLVEIAEKAGPIQIVFSGKAHPKDQTGKDNIKRIFEVKKQMKDRVSIEYLENYDIKIGGLITSGVDLWLNNPVRPLEASGTSGMKASHNGIPNLSVLDGWWIEGHIENLTGWSIGPRDHRILKEQYHPEKDVFDLYNKLEYVIIPLFYDNRGQWIRMMKASIAINASFFNTYRMLQQYVSKAYFHHL is encoded by the coding sequence ATGAAAACAGTACCGATAAAAAAGAAGAACAGGCTTGTTGCTTATTTCTGTATGGAAATGGGTTTTGTGAACGAAATTCCGACTTATAGCGGCGGGCTGGGAATACTTGCGGGGGATACCATTAAGGCTGCGGCCGACCTGGCCGTTCCCATGGTTGGAGTGACCATGCTTAATCTTAAAGGCTATTTCAGGCAGAAGCTTGATGAATGGGGAAACCAGACAGAGGAAGACCTGTTCTGGCACCCGGAAGAGTTTATGAAGCTTCAGAAACCTGTTGTTTCCGTAAAACTTGAAGGAAAAGATATTTTTATAAGGTCATGGGAATATATCATTAAGGGTGTCAGGGGATATCAAATACCGGTATATTTTCTTGATACGGATTTTGATAAGAATGATGAGTATTACAGGACATTGACTCATCATCTTTACGGGGGGGATGACAGGTACCGGCTCCTTCAGGAAGCGGTTATGGGTATCGGCGGTATTAAAATACTTGAAGAGCTGGGGTATAAAAACATCAGGAAGTACCATATGAATGAAGGGCATGCTGCTCCCCTTGCCCTGGAGTTGCTCTACAGGACAAGAAAAGATGATATGCCGCCTGAAAAGATTGAAAGTTATGACCTCGAAAAGGTTCAGAGGAAATGTGTGTTTACGACACATACTCCTGTCCCTGCCGGCCATGATAAATTCAACATGGACCTTGTAAAAAGTATTTTTAAGGAAACCAATCATGAGAACATTCCGGGAGAGCTTTTATATGACGGCATGCTCAATATGACCTATCTTGCGCTGAAGTGCAGCGAATTTTATAATGCTGTTTCTAAAAAACACCGCGATATATCCCTTGAAATGTTTCCCGGCTTTGACATACATGCGATAACCAATGGAGTACATTCTCTTACATGGACGTCGGAGCCTTTTAAGAAGCTTTACGATAAGTATTTGCCGGATTGGAAGTTAGATCCTTTTACATACTTAAGGGAGGCGTTTGAATTTCCTTCCGAAGAACTCTGGAGCGCGCATATGGAGGCAAAAAAAGAGTTCCTGGATTATGTTAACAAAAAAAATAATTCAAAAATGAAACCCGAAGTTTTTACTATCGGGTTTGCGCGCCGGGCAACGGGTTATAAGCGGGCGGATTTAATATTGTCGGATTCGCGGCGGCTTGTTGAAATAGCTGAAAAAGCGGGACCTATTCAGATCGTTTTTTCCGGAAAGGCGCATCCTAAAGACCAGACAGGTAAGGATAATATCAAAAGGATCTTTGAAGTAAAAAAACAGATGAAAGACCGGGTTTCCATTGAATATCTTGAAAACTATGATATAAAAATCGGAGGTTTGATCACTTCGGGTGTTGACCTCTGGCTGAATAATCCCGTTCGGCCTCTCGAAGCTTCAGGGACAAGCGGTATGAAGGCGTCTCACAATGGGATACCTAACCTGAGTGTGCTGGACGGGTGGTGGATAGAAGGGCATATCGAAAACCTGACCGGTTGGTCTATCGGGCCCAGGGATCACAGAATATTGAAAGAACAGTATCATCCCGAAAAAGATGTTTTTGACCTTTATAATAAGCTTGAATATGTGATAATCCCGCTGTTTTATGACAACCGCGGCCAGTGGATACGCATGATGAAGGCGTCTATAGCGATTAACGCGTCTTTCTTCAACACTTACAGGATGCTGCAGCAGTATGTAAGCAAAGCGTATTTCCATCACCTGTAA
- the metF gene encoding methylenetetrahydrofolate reductase [NAD(P)H], with protein sequence MKITEILKKTNPSFSFEFFPPKTGEGLISLYKTISELEKIGPAFISITYGAMGSTRKKTLELIEKIKKSLKCEIMAHLTCIGSGAEEISSIVSKLKKLNISNILALRGDIPEDYPEMSKVKNDFLYAADLVSFIKKLDGFCIGVAGYPECHKDCRDIDTDINHLKEKINAGAEFIITQLFFHNEYYYSFVEKIRRKGIKNAVIPGIMPITGYNQISKIQKMCGCSIHEDVKAKLEKFKDDPASIKNFGVDYATKQCSELLAQGAPGIHFYTFNKSEATRKIWNNLSQK encoded by the coding sequence ATGAAAATCACGGAAATATTAAAAAAGACGAACCCATCATTTTCCTTTGAATTCTTCCCGCCCAAAACCGGGGAGGGATTGATATCTCTTTACAAGACAATATCCGAGCTTGAAAAAATCGGCCCGGCTTTTATCTCCATAACCTACGGCGCAATGGGAAGCACAAGAAAAAAGACCCTTGAATTGATAGAAAAAATCAAGAAAAGCCTGAAATGCGAAATAATGGCCCACCTGACATGCATAGGTTCCGGCGCCGAAGAGATTTCTTCAATCGTGTCAAAACTGAAAAAACTCAATATTTCAAATATTCTGGCTCTGCGGGGCGATATCCCGGAAGATTATCCCGAAATGAGCAAAGTAAAAAATGATTTCCTGTATGCCGCCGACCTTGTAAGCTTTATAAAGAAGCTTGACGGCTTCTGTATCGGAGTAGCCGGTTATCCGGAATGCCATAAAGATTGCCGGGACATAGATACTGACATCAACCATCTTAAAGAAAAAATCAATGCCGGGGCGGAATTTATAATTACCCAGCTTTTTTTCCATAACGAATATTATTATTCTTTCGTTGAAAAAATCAGAAGGAAAGGCATTAAAAACGCTGTTATACCGGGCATTATGCCCATAACAGGATACAACCAGATATCAAAAATACAAAAGATGTGCGGGTGCAGCATACACGAAGATGTAAAAGCCAAACTGGAAAAATTCAAGGATGATCCGGCCTCAATAAAAAATTTCGGGGTCGACTACGCCACAAAACAATGCAGCGAACTGCTTGCGCAAGGCGCTCCGGGCATACACTTCTACACATTCAATAAATCGGAAGCTACACGGAAAATCTGGAACAACCTTTCACAAAAATAA